The following proteins come from a genomic window of Gallus gallus isolate bGalGal1 chromosome 22, bGalGal1.mat.broiler.GRCg7b, whole genome shotgun sequence:
- the C2orf42 gene encoding uncharacterized protein C2orf42 homolog isoform X3: protein MQNAASLCCRQQEAWQDVLASRKMEPTSVRTKVPSFLSDLGKATLRGIRKCPRCGTYNGTRGLSCKNKNCGTVFRYGTRKQPGVDAVKIITGSDLQVYSVRQRDRGPDYRCFVELGVSETAIQTVDGTIITQLSSGRCYVPACLKASTQGVVENQCQHVKLALNCQTEATPLTLKSSVLNSMQASPETKQTIWQLATEPTGPLVQRITKSVLVVKCKASQKHSLGYLHASFAQKMSTKTLAEHRFFCSCQTLKPGKAASAKEEAAAQRCIHFFACICAFASDESLAQEFADFLTYDSGGLKGIAVPQLVCGPESTVQAGEAAAKAKKRKKDLTPGPLLAQDTAGLRRSSLKKPTVAASLKRQGCNQLLDESQVTLSFQDWLASVTERIHQTMHYQFEGKPEPLVFHIPQAFFDALQQRISSGSTKKRLPNSTTAFVRKDALPLGTFSKYTWHITSILQVKQIFDTPEQLPLEITRSFIQNRDGTYELFKCPKVEVESIAETYGRLEKQPAIRPLELKTFLKVGNTSPTQKEPTPFIIEWIPNILPHSHIGELRIKFEYGHQGGRQPQASFSTQQPPALEPTLELAPLTTITFP, encoded by the exons ATGCAGAACGCTGCGTCCCTGTGCTGCCGTCAGCAAGAAGCTTGGCAGGACGTGCTG GCTTCCCGGAAGATGGAGCCCACATCGGTGAGGACCAAAGTGCCCTCCTTCCTGTCCGACCTGGGGAAGGCCACGCTGAGGGGCATCAGGAAATGTCCCCGCTGCGGCACTTACAACGGCACCCGCGGGCTGAGCTGCAAGAACAAGAACTGCGGCACCGTCTTCCGCTACGGCACACGCAAGCAGCCCGGGGTCGATGCTGTTAAGATCATCACTGGCTCTGACTTACAGGTGTACTCGGTGCGCCAGCGGGACCGGGGCCCGGATTACCGGTGCTTTGTAGAGCTGGGCGTTTCGGAGACGGCCATCCAGACTGTGGATGGGACCATCATCACACAGCTCAGCTCCGGCCGCTGCTACGTCCCGGCGTGCCTGAAGGCGTCCACGCAGGGTGTGGTGGAGAATCAGTGCCAGCACGTCAAGCTGGCCCTGAACTGTCAGACCGAGGCCACCCCGCTGACCCTGAAAAGCTCGGTGCTCAACTCCATGCAGGCCTCGCCCGAAACGAAACAGACTATTTGGCAGCTGGCCACAGAGCCCACGGGGCCGCTGGTGCAGCGGATCACCAAGAGCGTCCTGGTGGTGAAGTGCAAGGCCAGCCAAAAGCACAGCCTGGGCTACCTGCACGCCTCCTTCGCCCAGAAGATGAGCACGAAGACGCTGGCGGAGCACAGGTTCTTCTGCTCCTGCCAGACCCTGAAGCCTGGCAAGGCCGCCTCGGCCAAGGAGGAGGCGGCAGCACAGAGGTGCATTCACTTCTTCGCCTGCATCTGTGCCTTTGCCAGCGACGAGAGCCTGGCCCAGGAGTTTGCCGACTTCCTCACCTATGACTCAGGCG GTCTGAAAGGGATCGCTGTCCCTCAGTTGGTGTGTGGCCCTGAGTCCACCGTGCAGGCTGGCGAGGCTGCTGCCAAGgccaagaagaggaaaaaggactTAACGCCCG GGCCTCTCCTAGCTCAGGACACGGCCGGCCTGAGGAGAAGCAGCCTGAAGAAGCCCACGGTTGCTGCCTCACTGAAAAGGCAAG GTTGTAACCAACTTCTGGACGAGTCGCAGGTTACCCTGTCCTTCCAAGACTGGCTGGCCAGCGTCACTGAGCGCATCCATCAGACCATGCATTACCAGTTTGAGG GTAAACCCGAGCCGTTGGTGTTCCACATCCCACAGGCATTCTTTGATGCGCTGCAGCAGAGGATATCCAGTGGGAGTACAAAGAAGAGGTTGCCCAACTCCACTACAG CGTTTGTCCGCAAAGATGCCCTTCCCCTGGGGACCTTCTCCAAGTACACGTGGCACATCACCAGCATCCTGCAGGTCAAGCAGATCTTCGACACGCCCGAG cagctgccactgGAGATCACACGCAGCTTCATCCAGAACCGGGACGGCACCTATGAGCTCTTCAAGTGCCCCAAGGTGGAGGTGGAGAGCATTGCTGAGACCTACGGGCGCCTGGAGAAGCAGCCGGCCATCCGCCCGCTGGAGCTCAAGACCTTCCTCAAAGTGG GAAACACCTCTCCCACCCAGAAGGAGCCCACCCCATTCATCATCGAGTGGATCCCCAACATCCTACCTCACTCCCACATCGGAGAGCTGCGCATCAAGTTTGAGTACGGGCACCAGGGCGGCCGTCAGCCCCAAGCCTCCTTCTCCACCCAACAGCCACCAGCGCTGGAGCCCACCCTGGAACTCGCTCCGCTCACCACCATCACCTTCCCCTGA
- the C2orf42 gene encoding uncharacterized protein C2orf42 homolog isoform X2, with the protein MQNAASLCCRQQEAWQDVLPRLEHSASRKMEPTSVRTKVPSFLSDLGKATLRGIRKCPRCGTYNGTRGLSCKNKNCGTVFRYGTRKQPGVDAVKIITGSDLQVYSVRQRDRGPDYRCFVELGVSETAIQTVDGTIITQLSSGRCYVPACLKASTQGVVENQCQHVKLALNCQTEATPLTLKSSVLNSMQASPETKQTIWQLATEPTGPLVQRITKSVLVVKCKASQKHSLGYLHASFAQKMSTKTLAEHRFFCSCQTLKPGKAASAKEEAAAQRCIHFFACICAFASDESLAQEFADFLTYDSGGLKGIAVPQLVCGPESTVQAGEAAAKAKKRKKDLTPGPLLAQDTAGLRRSSLKKPTVAASLKRQGCNQLLDESQVTLSFQDWLASVTERIHQTMHYQFEGKPEPLVFHIPQAFFDALQQRISSGSTKKRLPNSTTAFVRKDALPLGTFSKYTWHITSILQVKQIFDTPELPLEITRSFIQNRDGTYELFKCPKVEVESIAETYGRLEKQPAIRPLELKTFLKVGNTSPTQKEPTPFIIEWIPNILPHSHIGELRIKFEYGHQGGRQPQASFSTQQPPALEPTLELAPLTTITFP; encoded by the exons ATGCAGAACGCTGCGTCCCTGTGCTGCCGTCAGCAAGAAGCTTGGCAGGACGTGCTG CCAAGGCTGGAGCACAGC GCTTCCCGGAAGATGGAGCCCACATCGGTGAGGACCAAAGTGCCCTCCTTCCTGTCCGACCTGGGGAAGGCCACGCTGAGGGGCATCAGGAAATGTCCCCGCTGCGGCACTTACAACGGCACCCGCGGGCTGAGCTGCAAGAACAAGAACTGCGGCACCGTCTTCCGCTACGGCACACGCAAGCAGCCCGGGGTCGATGCTGTTAAGATCATCACTGGCTCTGACTTACAGGTGTACTCGGTGCGCCAGCGGGACCGGGGCCCGGATTACCGGTGCTTTGTAGAGCTGGGCGTTTCGGAGACGGCCATCCAGACTGTGGATGGGACCATCATCACACAGCTCAGCTCCGGCCGCTGCTACGTCCCGGCGTGCCTGAAGGCGTCCACGCAGGGTGTGGTGGAGAATCAGTGCCAGCACGTCAAGCTGGCCCTGAACTGTCAGACCGAGGCCACCCCGCTGACCCTGAAAAGCTCGGTGCTCAACTCCATGCAGGCCTCGCCCGAAACGAAACAGACTATTTGGCAGCTGGCCACAGAGCCCACGGGGCCGCTGGTGCAGCGGATCACCAAGAGCGTCCTGGTGGTGAAGTGCAAGGCCAGCCAAAAGCACAGCCTGGGCTACCTGCACGCCTCCTTCGCCCAGAAGATGAGCACGAAGACGCTGGCGGAGCACAGGTTCTTCTGCTCCTGCCAGACCCTGAAGCCTGGCAAGGCCGCCTCGGCCAAGGAGGAGGCGGCAGCACAGAGGTGCATTCACTTCTTCGCCTGCATCTGTGCCTTTGCCAGCGACGAGAGCCTGGCCCAGGAGTTTGCCGACTTCCTCACCTATGACTCAGGCG GTCTGAAAGGGATCGCTGTCCCTCAGTTGGTGTGTGGCCCTGAGTCCACCGTGCAGGCTGGCGAGGCTGCTGCCAAGgccaagaagaggaaaaaggactTAACGCCCG GGCCTCTCCTAGCTCAGGACACGGCCGGCCTGAGGAGAAGCAGCCTGAAGAAGCCCACGGTTGCTGCCTCACTGAAAAGGCAAG GTTGTAACCAACTTCTGGACGAGTCGCAGGTTACCCTGTCCTTCCAAGACTGGCTGGCCAGCGTCACTGAGCGCATCCATCAGACCATGCATTACCAGTTTGAGG GTAAACCCGAGCCGTTGGTGTTCCACATCCCACAGGCATTCTTTGATGCGCTGCAGCAGAGGATATCCAGTGGGAGTACAAAGAAGAGGTTGCCCAACTCCACTACAG CGTTTGTCCGCAAAGATGCCCTTCCCCTGGGGACCTTCTCCAAGTACACGTGGCACATCACCAGCATCCTGCAGGTCAAGCAGATCTTCGACACGCCCGAG ctgccactgGAGATCACACGCAGCTTCATCCAGAACCGGGACGGCACCTATGAGCTCTTCAAGTGCCCCAAGGTGGAGGTGGAGAGCATTGCTGAGACCTACGGGCGCCTGGAGAAGCAGCCGGCCATCCGCCCGCTGGAGCTCAAGACCTTCCTCAAAGTGG GAAACACCTCTCCCACCCAGAAGGAGCCCACCCCATTCATCATCGAGTGGATCCCCAACATCCTACCTCACTCCCACATCGGAGAGCTGCGCATCAAGTTTGAGTACGGGCACCAGGGCGGCCGTCAGCCCCAAGCCTCCTTCTCCACCCAACAGCCACCAGCGCTGGAGCCCACCCTGGAACTCGCTCCGCTCACCACCATCACCTTCCCCTGA
- the C2orf42 gene encoding uncharacterized protein C2orf42 homolog isoform X4 produces the protein MQNAASLCCRQQEAWQDVLASRKMEPTSVRTKVPSFLSDLGKATLRGIRKCPRCGTYNGTRGLSCKNKNCGTVFRYGTRKQPGVDAVKIITGSDLQVYSVRQRDRGPDYRCFVELGVSETAIQTVDGTIITQLSSGRCYVPACLKASTQGVVENQCQHVKLALNCQTEATPLTLKSSVLNSMQASPETKQTIWQLATEPTGPLVQRITKSVLVVKCKASQKHSLGYLHASFAQKMSTKTLAEHRFFCSCQTLKPGKAASAKEEAAAQRCIHFFACICAFASDESLAQEFADFLTYDSGGLKGIAVPQLVCGPESTVQAGEAAAKAKKRKKDLTPGPLLAQDTAGLRRSSLKKPTVAASLKRQGCNQLLDESQVTLSFQDWLASVTERIHQTMHYQFEGKPEPLVFHIPQAFFDALQQRISSGSTKKRLPNSTTAFVRKDALPLGTFSKYTWHITSILQVKQIFDTPELPLEITRSFIQNRDGTYELFKCPKVEVESIAETYGRLEKQPAIRPLELKTFLKVGNTSPTQKEPTPFIIEWIPNILPHSHIGELRIKFEYGHQGGRQPQASFSTQQPPALEPTLELAPLTTITFP, from the exons ATGCAGAACGCTGCGTCCCTGTGCTGCCGTCAGCAAGAAGCTTGGCAGGACGTGCTG GCTTCCCGGAAGATGGAGCCCACATCGGTGAGGACCAAAGTGCCCTCCTTCCTGTCCGACCTGGGGAAGGCCACGCTGAGGGGCATCAGGAAATGTCCCCGCTGCGGCACTTACAACGGCACCCGCGGGCTGAGCTGCAAGAACAAGAACTGCGGCACCGTCTTCCGCTACGGCACACGCAAGCAGCCCGGGGTCGATGCTGTTAAGATCATCACTGGCTCTGACTTACAGGTGTACTCGGTGCGCCAGCGGGACCGGGGCCCGGATTACCGGTGCTTTGTAGAGCTGGGCGTTTCGGAGACGGCCATCCAGACTGTGGATGGGACCATCATCACACAGCTCAGCTCCGGCCGCTGCTACGTCCCGGCGTGCCTGAAGGCGTCCACGCAGGGTGTGGTGGAGAATCAGTGCCAGCACGTCAAGCTGGCCCTGAACTGTCAGACCGAGGCCACCCCGCTGACCCTGAAAAGCTCGGTGCTCAACTCCATGCAGGCCTCGCCCGAAACGAAACAGACTATTTGGCAGCTGGCCACAGAGCCCACGGGGCCGCTGGTGCAGCGGATCACCAAGAGCGTCCTGGTGGTGAAGTGCAAGGCCAGCCAAAAGCACAGCCTGGGCTACCTGCACGCCTCCTTCGCCCAGAAGATGAGCACGAAGACGCTGGCGGAGCACAGGTTCTTCTGCTCCTGCCAGACCCTGAAGCCTGGCAAGGCCGCCTCGGCCAAGGAGGAGGCGGCAGCACAGAGGTGCATTCACTTCTTCGCCTGCATCTGTGCCTTTGCCAGCGACGAGAGCCTGGCCCAGGAGTTTGCCGACTTCCTCACCTATGACTCAGGCG GTCTGAAAGGGATCGCTGTCCCTCAGTTGGTGTGTGGCCCTGAGTCCACCGTGCAGGCTGGCGAGGCTGCTGCCAAGgccaagaagaggaaaaaggactTAACGCCCG GGCCTCTCCTAGCTCAGGACACGGCCGGCCTGAGGAGAAGCAGCCTGAAGAAGCCCACGGTTGCTGCCTCACTGAAAAGGCAAG GTTGTAACCAACTTCTGGACGAGTCGCAGGTTACCCTGTCCTTCCAAGACTGGCTGGCCAGCGTCACTGAGCGCATCCATCAGACCATGCATTACCAGTTTGAGG GTAAACCCGAGCCGTTGGTGTTCCACATCCCACAGGCATTCTTTGATGCGCTGCAGCAGAGGATATCCAGTGGGAGTACAAAGAAGAGGTTGCCCAACTCCACTACAG CGTTTGTCCGCAAAGATGCCCTTCCCCTGGGGACCTTCTCCAAGTACACGTGGCACATCACCAGCATCCTGCAGGTCAAGCAGATCTTCGACACGCCCGAG ctgccactgGAGATCACACGCAGCTTCATCCAGAACCGGGACGGCACCTATGAGCTCTTCAAGTGCCCCAAGGTGGAGGTGGAGAGCATTGCTGAGACCTACGGGCGCCTGGAGAAGCAGCCGGCCATCCGCCCGCTGGAGCTCAAGACCTTCCTCAAAGTGG GAAACACCTCTCCCACCCAGAAGGAGCCCACCCCATTCATCATCGAGTGGATCCCCAACATCCTACCTCACTCCCACATCGGAGAGCTGCGCATCAAGTTTGAGTACGGGCACCAGGGCGGCCGTCAGCCCCAAGCCTCCTTCTCCACCCAACAGCCACCAGCGCTGGAGCCCACCCTGGAACTCGCTCCGCTCACCACCATCACCTTCCCCTGA
- the C2orf42 gene encoding uncharacterized protein C2orf42 homolog, whose amino-acid sequence MQNAASLCCRQQEAWQDVLASRKMEPTSVRTKVPSFLSDLGKATLRGIRKCPRCGTYNGTRGLSCKNKNCGTVFRYGTRKQPGVDAVKIITGSDLQVYSVRQRDRGPDYRCFVELGVSETAIQTVDGTIITQLSSGRCYVPACLKASTQGVVENQCQHVKLALNCQTEATPLTLKSSVLNSMQASPETKQTIWQLATEPTGPLVQRITKSVLVVKCKASQKHSLGYLHASFAQKMSTKTLAEHRFFCSCQTLKPGKAASAKEEAAAQRCIHFFACICAFASDESLAQEFADFLTYDSGGLKGIAVPQLVCGPESTVQAGEAAAKAKKRKKDLTPGEWHRPLLAQDTAGLRRSSLKKPTVAASLKRQGCNQLLDESQVTLSFQDWLASVTERIHQTMHYQFEGKPEPLVFHIPQAFFDALQQRISSGSTKKRLPNSTTAFVRKDALPLGTFSKYTWHITSILQVKQIFDTPELPLEITRSFIQNRDGTYELFKCPKVEVESIAETYGRLEKQPAIRPLELKTFLKVGNTSPTQKEPTPFIIEWIPNILPHSHIGELRIKFEYGHQGGRQPQASFSTQQPPALEPTLELAPLTTITFP is encoded by the exons ATGCAGAACGCTGCGTCCCTGTGCTGCCGTCAGCAAGAAGCTTGGCAGGACGTGCTG GCTTCCCGGAAGATGGAGCCCACATCGGTGAGGACCAAAGTGCCCTCCTTCCTGTCCGACCTGGGGAAGGCCACGCTGAGGGGCATCAGGAAATGTCCCCGCTGCGGCACTTACAACGGCACCCGCGGGCTGAGCTGCAAGAACAAGAACTGCGGCACCGTCTTCCGCTACGGCACACGCAAGCAGCCCGGGGTCGATGCTGTTAAGATCATCACTGGCTCTGACTTACAGGTGTACTCGGTGCGCCAGCGGGACCGGGGCCCGGATTACCGGTGCTTTGTAGAGCTGGGCGTTTCGGAGACGGCCATCCAGACTGTGGATGGGACCATCATCACACAGCTCAGCTCCGGCCGCTGCTACGTCCCGGCGTGCCTGAAGGCGTCCACGCAGGGTGTGGTGGAGAATCAGTGCCAGCACGTCAAGCTGGCCCTGAACTGTCAGACCGAGGCCACCCCGCTGACCCTGAAAAGCTCGGTGCTCAACTCCATGCAGGCCTCGCCCGAAACGAAACAGACTATTTGGCAGCTGGCCACAGAGCCCACGGGGCCGCTGGTGCAGCGGATCACCAAGAGCGTCCTGGTGGTGAAGTGCAAGGCCAGCCAAAAGCACAGCCTGGGCTACCTGCACGCCTCCTTCGCCCAGAAGATGAGCACGAAGACGCTGGCGGAGCACAGGTTCTTCTGCTCCTGCCAGACCCTGAAGCCTGGCAAGGCCGCCTCGGCCAAGGAGGAGGCGGCAGCACAGAGGTGCATTCACTTCTTCGCCTGCATCTGTGCCTTTGCCAGCGACGAGAGCCTGGCCCAGGAGTTTGCCGACTTCCTCACCTATGACTCAGGCG GTCTGAAAGGGATCGCTGTCCCTCAGTTGGTGTGTGGCCCTGAGTCCACCGTGCAGGCTGGCGAGGCTGCTGCCAAGgccaagaagaggaaaaaggactTAACGCCCGGTGAGTGGCACA GGCCTCTCCTAGCTCAGGACACGGCCGGCCTGAGGAGAAGCAGCCTGAAGAAGCCCACGGTTGCTGCCTCACTGAAAAGGCAAG GTTGTAACCAACTTCTGGACGAGTCGCAGGTTACCCTGTCCTTCCAAGACTGGCTGGCCAGCGTCACTGAGCGCATCCATCAGACCATGCATTACCAGTTTGAGG GTAAACCCGAGCCGTTGGTGTTCCACATCCCACAGGCATTCTTTGATGCGCTGCAGCAGAGGATATCCAGTGGGAGTACAAAGAAGAGGTTGCCCAACTCCACTACAG CGTTTGTCCGCAAAGATGCCCTTCCCCTGGGGACCTTCTCCAAGTACACGTGGCACATCACCAGCATCCTGCAGGTCAAGCAGATCTTCGACACGCCCGAG ctgccactgGAGATCACACGCAGCTTCATCCAGAACCGGGACGGCACCTATGAGCTCTTCAAGTGCCCCAAGGTGGAGGTGGAGAGCATTGCTGAGACCTACGGGCGCCTGGAGAAGCAGCCGGCCATCCGCCCGCTGGAGCTCAAGACCTTCCTCAAAGTGG GAAACACCTCTCCCACCCAGAAGGAGCCCACCCCATTCATCATCGAGTGGATCCCCAACATCCTACCTCACTCCCACATCGGAGAGCTGCGCATCAAGTTTGAGTACGGGCACCAGGGCGGCCGTCAGCCCCAAGCCTCCTTCTCCACCCAACAGCCACCAGCGCTGGAGCCCACCCTGGAACTCGCTCCGCTCACCACCATCACCTTCCCCTGA
- the C2orf42 gene encoding uncharacterized protein C2orf42 homolog isoform X6: MEPTSVRTKVPSFLSDLGKATLRGIRKCPRCGTYNGTRGLSCKNKNCGTVFRYGTRKQPGVDAVKIITGSDLQVYSVRQRDRGPDYRCFVELGVSETAIQTVDGTIITQLSSGRCYVPACLKASTQGVVENQCQHVKLALNCQTEATPLTLKSSVLNSMQASPETKQTIWQLATEPTGPLVQRITKSVLVVKCKASQKHSLGYLHASFAQKMSTKTLAEHRFFCSCQTLKPGKAASAKEEAAAQRCIHFFACICAFASDESLAQEFADFLTYDSGGLKGIAVPQLVCGPESTVQAGEAAAKAKKRKKDLTPGPLLAQDTAGLRRSSLKKPTVAASLKRQGCNQLLDESQVTLSFQDWLASVTERIHQTMHYQFEGKPEPLVFHIPQAFFDALQQRISSGSTKKRLPNSTTAFVRKDALPLGTFSKYTWHITSILQVKQIFDTPELPLEITRSFIQNRDGTYELFKCPKVEVESIAETYGRLEKQPAIRPLELKTFLKVGNTSPTQKEPTPFIIEWIPNILPHSHIGELRIKFEYGHQGGRQPQASFSTQQPPALEPTLELAPLTTITFP, from the exons ATGGAGCCCACATCGGTGAGGACCAAAGTGCCCTCCTTCCTGTCCGACCTGGGGAAGGCCACGCTGAGGGGCATCAGGAAATGTCCCCGCTGCGGCACTTACAACGGCACCCGCGGGCTGAGCTGCAAGAACAAGAACTGCGGCACCGTCTTCCGCTACGGCACACGCAAGCAGCCCGGGGTCGATGCTGTTAAGATCATCACTGGCTCTGACTTACAGGTGTACTCGGTGCGCCAGCGGGACCGGGGCCCGGATTACCGGTGCTTTGTAGAGCTGGGCGTTTCGGAGACGGCCATCCAGACTGTGGATGGGACCATCATCACACAGCTCAGCTCCGGCCGCTGCTACGTCCCGGCGTGCCTGAAGGCGTCCACGCAGGGTGTGGTGGAGAATCAGTGCCAGCACGTCAAGCTGGCCCTGAACTGTCAGACCGAGGCCACCCCGCTGACCCTGAAAAGCTCGGTGCTCAACTCCATGCAGGCCTCGCCCGAAACGAAACAGACTATTTGGCAGCTGGCCACAGAGCCCACGGGGCCGCTGGTGCAGCGGATCACCAAGAGCGTCCTGGTGGTGAAGTGCAAGGCCAGCCAAAAGCACAGCCTGGGCTACCTGCACGCCTCCTTCGCCCAGAAGATGAGCACGAAGACGCTGGCGGAGCACAGGTTCTTCTGCTCCTGCCAGACCCTGAAGCCTGGCAAGGCCGCCTCGGCCAAGGAGGAGGCGGCAGCACAGAGGTGCATTCACTTCTTCGCCTGCATCTGTGCCTTTGCCAGCGACGAGAGCCTGGCCCAGGAGTTTGCCGACTTCCTCACCTATGACTCAGGCG GTCTGAAAGGGATCGCTGTCCCTCAGTTGGTGTGTGGCCCTGAGTCCACCGTGCAGGCTGGCGAGGCTGCTGCCAAGgccaagaagaggaaaaaggactTAACGCCCG GGCCTCTCCTAGCTCAGGACACGGCCGGCCTGAGGAGAAGCAGCCTGAAGAAGCCCACGGTTGCTGCCTCACTGAAAAGGCAAG GTTGTAACCAACTTCTGGACGAGTCGCAGGTTACCCTGTCCTTCCAAGACTGGCTGGCCAGCGTCACTGAGCGCATCCATCAGACCATGCATTACCAGTTTGAGG GTAAACCCGAGCCGTTGGTGTTCCACATCCCACAGGCATTCTTTGATGCGCTGCAGCAGAGGATATCCAGTGGGAGTACAAAGAAGAGGTTGCCCAACTCCACTACAG CGTTTGTCCGCAAAGATGCCCTTCCCCTGGGGACCTTCTCCAAGTACACGTGGCACATCACCAGCATCCTGCAGGTCAAGCAGATCTTCGACACGCCCGAG ctgccactgGAGATCACACGCAGCTTCATCCAGAACCGGGACGGCACCTATGAGCTCTTCAAGTGCCCCAAGGTGGAGGTGGAGAGCATTGCTGAGACCTACGGGCGCCTGGAGAAGCAGCCGGCCATCCGCCCGCTGGAGCTCAAGACCTTCCTCAAAGTGG GAAACACCTCTCCCACCCAGAAGGAGCCCACCCCATTCATCATCGAGTGGATCCCCAACATCCTACCTCACTCCCACATCGGAGAGCTGCGCATCAAGTTTGAGTACGGGCACCAGGGCGGCCGTCAGCCCCAAGCCTCCTTCTCCACCCAACAGCCACCAGCGCTGGAGCCCACCCTGGAACTCGCTCCGCTCACCACCATCACCTTCCCCTGA
- the C2orf42 gene encoding uncharacterized protein C2orf42 homolog isoform X1: protein MQNAASLCCRQQEAWQDVLPRLEHSASRKMEPTSVRTKVPSFLSDLGKATLRGIRKCPRCGTYNGTRGLSCKNKNCGTVFRYGTRKQPGVDAVKIITGSDLQVYSVRQRDRGPDYRCFVELGVSETAIQTVDGTIITQLSSGRCYVPACLKASTQGVVENQCQHVKLALNCQTEATPLTLKSSVLNSMQASPETKQTIWQLATEPTGPLVQRITKSVLVVKCKASQKHSLGYLHASFAQKMSTKTLAEHRFFCSCQTLKPGKAASAKEEAAAQRCIHFFACICAFASDESLAQEFADFLTYDSGGLKGIAVPQLVCGPESTVQAGEAAAKAKKRKKDLTPGPLLAQDTAGLRRSSLKKPTVAASLKRQGCNQLLDESQVTLSFQDWLASVTERIHQTMHYQFEGKPEPLVFHIPQAFFDALQQRISSGSTKKRLPNSTTAFVRKDALPLGTFSKYTWHITSILQVKQIFDTPEQLPLEITRSFIQNRDGTYELFKCPKVEVESIAETYGRLEKQPAIRPLELKTFLKVGNTSPTQKEPTPFIIEWIPNILPHSHIGELRIKFEYGHQGGRQPQASFSTQQPPALEPTLELAPLTTITFP from the exons ATGCAGAACGCTGCGTCCCTGTGCTGCCGTCAGCAAGAAGCTTGGCAGGACGTGCTG CCAAGGCTGGAGCACAGC GCTTCCCGGAAGATGGAGCCCACATCGGTGAGGACCAAAGTGCCCTCCTTCCTGTCCGACCTGGGGAAGGCCACGCTGAGGGGCATCAGGAAATGTCCCCGCTGCGGCACTTACAACGGCACCCGCGGGCTGAGCTGCAAGAACAAGAACTGCGGCACCGTCTTCCGCTACGGCACACGCAAGCAGCCCGGGGTCGATGCTGTTAAGATCATCACTGGCTCTGACTTACAGGTGTACTCGGTGCGCCAGCGGGACCGGGGCCCGGATTACCGGTGCTTTGTAGAGCTGGGCGTTTCGGAGACGGCCATCCAGACTGTGGATGGGACCATCATCACACAGCTCAGCTCCGGCCGCTGCTACGTCCCGGCGTGCCTGAAGGCGTCCACGCAGGGTGTGGTGGAGAATCAGTGCCAGCACGTCAAGCTGGCCCTGAACTGTCAGACCGAGGCCACCCCGCTGACCCTGAAAAGCTCGGTGCTCAACTCCATGCAGGCCTCGCCCGAAACGAAACAGACTATTTGGCAGCTGGCCACAGAGCCCACGGGGCCGCTGGTGCAGCGGATCACCAAGAGCGTCCTGGTGGTGAAGTGCAAGGCCAGCCAAAAGCACAGCCTGGGCTACCTGCACGCCTCCTTCGCCCAGAAGATGAGCACGAAGACGCTGGCGGAGCACAGGTTCTTCTGCTCCTGCCAGACCCTGAAGCCTGGCAAGGCCGCCTCGGCCAAGGAGGAGGCGGCAGCACAGAGGTGCATTCACTTCTTCGCCTGCATCTGTGCCTTTGCCAGCGACGAGAGCCTGGCCCAGGAGTTTGCCGACTTCCTCACCTATGACTCAGGCG GTCTGAAAGGGATCGCTGTCCCTCAGTTGGTGTGTGGCCCTGAGTCCACCGTGCAGGCTGGCGAGGCTGCTGCCAAGgccaagaagaggaaaaaggactTAACGCCCG GGCCTCTCCTAGCTCAGGACACGGCCGGCCTGAGGAGAAGCAGCCTGAAGAAGCCCACGGTTGCTGCCTCACTGAAAAGGCAAG GTTGTAACCAACTTCTGGACGAGTCGCAGGTTACCCTGTCCTTCCAAGACTGGCTGGCCAGCGTCACTGAGCGCATCCATCAGACCATGCATTACCAGTTTGAGG GTAAACCCGAGCCGTTGGTGTTCCACATCCCACAGGCATTCTTTGATGCGCTGCAGCAGAGGATATCCAGTGGGAGTACAAAGAAGAGGTTGCCCAACTCCACTACAG CGTTTGTCCGCAAAGATGCCCTTCCCCTGGGGACCTTCTCCAAGTACACGTGGCACATCACCAGCATCCTGCAGGTCAAGCAGATCTTCGACACGCCCGAG cagctgccactgGAGATCACACGCAGCTTCATCCAGAACCGGGACGGCACCTATGAGCTCTTCAAGTGCCCCAAGGTGGAGGTGGAGAGCATTGCTGAGACCTACGGGCGCCTGGAGAAGCAGCCGGCCATCCGCCCGCTGGAGCTCAAGACCTTCCTCAAAGTGG GAAACACCTCTCCCACCCAGAAGGAGCCCACCCCATTCATCATCGAGTGGATCCCCAACATCCTACCTCACTCCCACATCGGAGAGCTGCGCATCAAGTTTGAGTACGGGCACCAGGGCGGCCGTCAGCCCCAAGCCTCCTTCTCCACCCAACAGCCACCAGCGCTGGAGCCCACCCTGGAACTCGCTCCGCTCACCACCATCACCTTCCCCTGA